Genomic window (Bacteroides sp. AN502(2024)):
ACACTCTACCGAAACGGTGGTTACATCTTTGATACACTTTCCGGAAAAGGCTTCCAGCATACGCCCGGCTATCATATCGTAGATGATACGCTCGTCCGACCCGATGTTTTTGGGCTTCACTTCCGTGATGAGCAGGGCGTGGTGGTCGGTAATCTTCGTGTCGTCCACGCTCCGGCGGAACAATGTGTCCATTGCCGCCGCGTACTTGCCGAACGTGGGATGATATTTCAGTGTGAACAGCAAAGCAGGTATCTCGGCAAACACGTCTTCGGGAATATGGCGGCTCCCGGTGCGGGGATACGTGATGCACTTCGCCTCATAGAGCTTTTGTGCAACGGATAATGTTTGCTCCGCAGAGAATCCGTGCTTGGTATTCGCTTCTTTTTGAAGGGCGGTCAAATCGAACAAAAGCGGTGTTTCCTGTATGGTTTCCTTTCTCTCAACACCCGTAACGGCAAACGCCTCGCATGCTTTCACTGTGTTATAAACAGTTTCGGCTGCCTGCTTGTCTTTCCACTTTTCAGCAGAAGAGAGTTTCACGATTTCATTTCCCGTTGTTCCATTGGTCGATAGATGAATCTGGAACACGGGTTCGGGGACAAAGCGTTTGTTTTCGAGGTAGCGTTCGCACACCATCGCCAGCGTGGGTGTCTGCACCCGTCCGAGGGAATACGTTCCCCTTCCGGCGGCAACGGTGATGGCTTGCGTGGCGTTAATGCCCACGAGCCAGTCCGCCTCGCTCCGGGCTTTGGCGGCATAATAGAGGTTGTCGTACTCCGCGCCACATTTCAGGTTTTCCAGTCCCTCGCGGATAGCCTTGTCGGTCAGTGAACTTATCCAGAGGCGGTCGAAAGGGGTGGCGCATCCGATGTATTCGTACAAATATCTGAAGATTAATTCTCCCTCGCGCCCCGCATCGGTGGCTACGATAATGCCGTCGCTTTCACGGAACAGCTTGGAAATAACCTTGATTTGTGCCACCACGCCGCTATCGGGTTTGTATCCTTTCTCCCCTTTGACCTGACGGGGGACAAGTGTAAAGACGGGAGGGATAATCGGCAGGTTGTCCCGGTGGAAACCTTTCACGCCGTACCCTTCGGGCAGGGCGGGCATCACCAGATGCCCGAAAGCCCATGTCACATAATACCCGTTACCTTTCAGATAACCGTCTTCTTTTTCCGTTGCTCCCACGATACGGGCAATTTCCCGTGCCACGCTGGGCTTTTCTGCAATAATTGTTTTCATACTAATTTTACTTTGGATTTTAGTGGTCGGGGCGTTGTGCCCCGGTTGTTATTATTCTGTTTTTCTTTATACCTTATTATTATCGGTTGCTTCCTGCCGTTCTTTTTCAAGCCGGGTTATGAACTTGCGGTCATAATAGATATGGTTGCCGTCCGCATCGAGGTAGTCACTGTCCGGGTCAGCCGGTGGTAACCTCCTGATTAAACTGTCATGCAGTTTGGCAAGTGCCTTTATCAGTAACCACAGGATGACCGCTACCGGTACGGCATATAAAATCAGGTCTGCCATACCGCTACATTTTTACACCTTTAGGCTTGATTAAAGTCTTCTTTTGCTGCTGCTCCTGCTGTACGGCATTAACCGGAGCCGCCTGTCCCTGTTGCAGGGGCTTTTGCAGGTGTTGGGTCGCCTCGTTGGTCTTGCCGTCGGTATTGACCGCTACTTGCGTGCGGCTTTCCGAAGCGGGTGTAACCTCCCTTGCCTGTGATACATCGGGGTTGTTACGGAAATATTTGGGTTTGCCCGCTTCAAAGTTGTACTTCACGTATGCGGTATAGGGTTCACCTTTGCCGTCCCTTGTCATATCTTTGACAAGGATGGCTTTCCCTTCCGAAAATATTTTCTGCTGCTCCGGTGTCAGGGGAACGCCGCCCATCGTCTTTGGCGCACGGATATTTCCGTTCTCGTCCACCCATTTGTAATTATACACCTTCGGTTTCTGCTCCCCGTCCGCTTGGGAGGCAGATTGTGTATTTTGCCGTGCATTTTGCGTGGCAGGCGGAGGGGTGTTCTGTTGCTGCTGTTGAGGTTGTCCATTCTGCCGGGTATTCTGTCCGGAGGCACGCTGCTTTCTGTTCTGGCTTTGGTTCGGTTTCGCTTGGCGGGGCACGAACTCCACGCCGCCGCGTTCCACATTCACCTGCAAGGTGGTTTTGAACTTCCGGGTATCCGACAGGACGATTTCTTTATTGGGAATGGCACGTCCGGCACGCAG
Coding sequences:
- a CDS encoding DNA topoisomerase, whose product is MKTIIAEKPSVAREIARIVGATEKEDGYLKGNGYYVTWAFGHLVMPALPEGYGVKGFHRDNLPIIPPVFTLVPRQVKGEKGYKPDSGVVAQIKVISKLFRESDGIIVATDAGREGELIFRYLYEYIGCATPFDRLWISSLTDKAIREGLENLKCGAEYDNLYYAAKARSEADWLVGINATQAITVAAGRGTYSLGRVQTPTLAMVCERYLENKRFVPEPVFQIHLSTNGTTGNEIVKLSSAEKWKDKQAAETVYNTVKACEAFAVTGVERKETIQETPLLFDLTALQKEANTKHGFSAEQTLSVAQKLYEAKCITYPRTGSRHIPEDVFAEIPALLFTLKYHPTFGKYAAAMDTLFRRSVDDTKITDHHALLITEVKPKNIGSDERIIYDMIAGRMLEAFSGKCIKDVTTVSVECGGVPFTVKGSVIRQAGWRAVYQEKEEGTEEITLPVWNEGDTLPVKGSSLTEGKTKPKPLHTEATLLSAMQTCGKEVEDEAQREAMKDCGIGTPATRASIIETLFKREYMVRQKKLLVPTEKGLALYSVVKEMQIANVRMTGEWENALAQIENGIFPCEKFWEKIERFTVEITTELLASDKLFSHKETGCTCPKCQKGVMQFYGKVVRCSNPDCGLPVFRQKAGKTLTDAEITELLTNGKTDVIKGFNSKAGKPFSAVVTFDADFNTIFVFPDKKNSGNTRRKKK